A stretch of DNA from Cygnus atratus isolate AKBS03 ecotype Queensland, Australia chromosome 9, CAtr_DNAZoo_HiC_assembly, whole genome shotgun sequence:
GGCgcccggggagggggaggcgggcgtggaggggaggagggggaagcgCGGGGCTGCCAAAATCAACTCTCGGCGGTACAAACACCCGGCCAGCTGCACGGTGTAGCCAGGGAAACACGGCACAGCTGGAGCACAACAGGCCCCTACCTCCCCAGAAGGCTCCTCCTGGGCCTCCCCCCAGGCCCGGTgagcggctgggggggggggggggggttgggggctgcagccccctgccccatgccccTGCTGCCAGGGTGCCCCATCCCCGGCTCGCCCACGGCCACCccgtccccttcccctccccggcTCGTCGCTCCCCTGTCTCCCACTGTGCCGGGCACCTCTCCAGGGGGGGACGTGGGGGCCTGGCCatgcccaggagctgccccgTGGCAGGAGCTGGCCCTGGCACGAGGCTGCGAGGAGCAGCCGGGTTTCCCCGTTGGCACAGCCCGCTGGCACCCCCGGGGCTGGGACACCACCAGGGCCCCGGGCGTCCCGCGGGCACGCCGAGCCCAACGCCCTGCCACGCTCACCAGGCCCTTCTGCGAGCGGGGACCGTGCCTGGCAGCCTGGCACCCCCGTCCCCGTGCCCTCCCCGCTGTCCCCGCCGGTGCCACCGACCTGTCCCCGCTCCTCTCTCCCGGCGTCCCCGCTGGCCCGGGATCCGGCggcaggggagggctggggtCTGCGCGGCCGTGCCAGCCTCACCGCCCGGTGCCCGCtgcggtggcggcggcggcccaGGGGGACGGCGGGGCGCGAGCGGGGCCGAGCGGGGAGGAGGCGGGCGATGGctcccggccgccccgccgGTGCCAGGAATCCGGCGCTGGCTCCGCGCACCCAGAGCTCGTCACAGTCTCCTGGCTCGGCCGCGGGGATGTGGGGAAGCGGCGGGGGAAGCTCCCTCCCCTTTCCcgggaaggaaggaaagctggggaagctgCGGCCTTGGCatgggggaaactgaggcacggggaggggaagagggcGGCGAGGCAGCCCCGGCAGCGCCAGGCTGGAGTTGGGGCTGCAcaaagcagggctggagggtGCGGGGCATCCctgcccggggagggggcaTCGCTGCTGCAGCGGGggcacaggagctgggagggagcagagagggggTGACATAGGGCAGATGCCCCCATCATGCCTGGGCATCGCTCATCCCCGGCTCTGCGTGCCCCTGGAAAAGCCAGCGGTGCCCCAGCCCGAGGGACAGCGGGTGCCCCAGGGGTCCCTGCGCTTGCAGGGCGGGGGCGGCTCTGGGAAACGGTCCCGGTGCCCCCAGCTGGCTCCCAGCGCCCCACGTGTGCTGGGAGCGCCCTGCACAAAGGCGGCCCTGAGGCGCTCCGGAGCCGGGCCTGGCGCCGGCGCAGCCCCGACGGGGCCACCGGCTGCGGGCAGCTGGAGCCACACGGGGATGGAGCCGGCCGGCAGCgggcagccctgggcaccccgaGCCACCCCGTGCCCCCCATGCCACCGGGCACCCCGTGCCACCACAGCCCCTCCGCCTGGAGCAGGTGCCCGGCCCCGTGGCCCCATGGCATTGGGGTGCCCCTCAGGCACAGCGGGGATGGGACACCCCAacagcgccgccgccgctcccctgcaccccaaaatgctggGTGGGCTCCGTGGGCTCGGTGGGCTCGGTGGGCACGTGCCCTGCCCGCGGTGAGGGTGGCGTGGAGGGGCTGCCGTCCCCTCCCGTCCTGTCCCCGCTGCCCGACGGTGGCGGGGCCGTCCCGCGCCTGGCttcggggcggcggcggcccgtGCCAGCGCTGCTGCCCCACGCAGCTCCCTATTGTCTGGCCTCATTAGCCGCTGTCTGCTCCGGGCTTTGAACATGAGCTGGGCTCGGGGCGGCAGGAAGGAGCCTCTTCTCCCCAGGGATGGGGTCGAGGCAAAACCGCACGCCCCGGCCCCTTCCCACggcctccctctgcctcccggGCACCCTGGCACCGCCAGCCTCGTCCCCGTGCCATAAACGGGGGGGGCCCAGGCCCAAGCGGAGCCGGAGAGGCGCAGGGGCTCCCCCagtcccccccccaaaatgccCCCCTGCCCAGCGTGGGGCACCGAGGTGCCGTGGCCTCCCCAAAGCCCTGTGCCGAACGCGGCTTGCCCCGTGACTAATCCCCCCCGGCCCTGCACACACgcggcggggtgggggggggtggggtgggggctgtCGTAATGGGTGGAAATATCTCATAATTCACGTTGGACACGGGGATTACAGCCGTTCCGGCAATATTTGCACAACTGGCAGGCGGCTCGCAGGGCTGGGCCGCCCCAGACGAAGGCAAGGGGTGGGCGgtggggggggagctgggggtggaaGGGGTTTTGGGGGTGGCAGGTAACGGGGGGGATGCAGCCGGGGGACAtgatgttgggggggggggggggcggggagcggcTGCTTTTCGTCTCCAGACACATGGAGTTTATTACGGACTGCGTGTTCCCGGCATGGCGGGGATGGCTGGGGCTCTCTGCCCCTTCTCGCCTCCACCCCGGCTGCGGCAGCAGGCACGGCTCGGGGGCCAGGAGgcgggcagcagccccaggacaccccaaaacaccccaaGACACCCCAAAACACCAGCCCACGtggggccgtgccgtgcccagGGCACCGTGCCCGCTGCCAGCACCCCGCAGCTGCACCGAGCTCCCTGCCCGCAGGGGCACCCAAAGGTGCCGGCGTCCCCCGTGCCCCCACACCACAAATTCCCCCTGCCCAAAAGCCTCGCGGGGCGACCCCTGCGGGGGGCATGtggggcaccggggggggggggggggccttgTTTGGCATGGGGATTAGCACGCTCCCAGAGCGATGGtggtctcccccccccccctaccGGACATGCAGGCAAATATTTGTGCCCAGACTTCGCAGGACGGCGAGAAGGAATTTCATTCTTGCGCCCACCTGCGGCTCGGCCGCCTGGCATTAACCCCTTCGCCGCCCCGCGGGATGGATGCCGGGGGGGCGAGGTGCCCTCCTGGTgtcccccccaaccccagccaGCACCGGGGACAGCCGGGCAAGGAGCGGGATGGGGCACGGGGGCAGCGGTGGCCGCCGATGGGGCGAGCGTGGCCGGGTTGGTGATGGCTCGGGGCATGCCCACGGCAGCGCTGATGCTCGTGGGGGGCACTGCCCGGTTTGTCCCGGCACCCCCCTTGCTGGGCACCTCCTGCGTGGTGCCAGGCAGGGCCCGTGGGCACGgggaaatgggggaaaaagcaTGCCAGCACCCCCCGTGCTGTGTTATCCCGGCCGAGGGCCCTTTGCAGCACCGCCACCGTCCACGAGCGCTCCCGTGGGAGCGGAGCGGAGGGCGCGGGGCGCTCTGTTTGCCCACGGATGTTTATTGGCAATTTGCAAATGTAAAACGGGGCCCGAGGGGGCTGAGCTGCCCGGGCtaggggggggggcgcagggccTGCCCGCGTGCAGAGTGCTGCCTGCCCCGttcccccgtgtccccagccctgtccccactgTGGCCCCGGCCCTcttccccccggccccggggccaGCTGGGCCCTGAGCAAACGGGGGCTGTTTGCTCACGCCGGGATTAGCCGCTCTCTTTGTTCCTTTGACTTTCTCCTCCCTTTATGCTGGGCTCTTTTATGGGGGCTTCAAAGGGGGCTCGGacccccctccctgcccaggaaGCCCAGGTTTGCTTCCCAtgtccaccccccccccccttgcctTGCGCTGACATCCTGCGGGTGCCCAGCGGGCACACCTGGgtggcctgggggggggggggaggacagCGGCTGTGCCACCCACCTGGGacccccaccccagccaccTGGCACCTCCGGCCGCCCTTGGCACCTTGGCGGAGTGGGTGCGAACGGCTGCCCCCGCAGCGGGATTGCCGGCACTTTGCACCCCGTAAGGAGAGGTGGGAAACTCGGCGCTGGGATCCGGCCAGCTGCACGGCCCAGAGCCCCCCCGCCGGCACCAGGGGGTCCCCCCGCATCCCCCAGGCAGGGGCAGCAAACACCAGCAGTGCCCCTTCCAGCAGCAAAGGACTGGCTGCTGGCGtggctgaaaagcagcattttgggggCAGAGGAACGGTTTTAGGCACCTTGGGTTGCTCCCGTGTCCGTACCCCAAACTAGCAGGTTTGCACCCAGAACCAGCCACCATGCAATCTCCCCGATGGGTTCATTTAGCTAATTATGAAGGCAAGGACTGACCCCGGGGCACTGCAGCTCTCCGGCACGCCATCGTGAAGGGCTGCGTACCCGGAGAGGGATGGGATTGGGGTACGGCAGAGACCGGGGTACGGCGGGGACCAGGGTGTGGTGGGCTGGGGTACCCCAGGGACTGGTACGGGACCAGCAGCGGGATCGTGGCCAGCGCTGGCCCAGGGGCCGAGCGTGCCAGCAGGGCGCGTTTGCAGCCCGTCACGTCCGCAGAGACGGGGCACGGCCGTGCGGGGGAAGCCCAGCGGTGCTTGACCCTGCTGCTCGCCGCTCCGCTCTCCGGCCGCCGTGCCCGAGCCGCGCTGCCAGCGCCGTCCCTGGAGCCGCGGGGCTGCCGGAGCCCatcggggaccccccccccccgccgctgcccAAAAGGTGGGCTGCCAGGTGGGGAGGCcgagaggggcagggggcaggcggcggggccggggtgTTTACTCTGGCTGCTGTCACCCGGCCAGGCGCTGCCGGGAACCGCGGGGACAGGGGTGGGAACgcgcggagcggggctgggagcaggctgcccTGAGCCGGatgaggggggaaggaggatgtgggggtgggggggtcccgAATGGTGGGGGCGGATGTGGGGGGCTGCGTGAGCACGGCCTGCACGGGGGATATGAGCGTGCAACCTGGTGTGTGCCGCGGGAAGTGCGCATGTTTGAGTGCACGTGGTTACGTGGGCGCATGGGTGTGTGCGCCTGTGGGGATTTCACCCAGCTCTTCCCCAGAAAATCCCCCTGTGGGCCAAGTCCCAGGCCCCCGTGCCCCATCACCCGCCCCAGCTTGCAGGGGTCCCCGTGTGCCGCAGCCCCGCTGGGGATCTccacctccctcagcccctcagGGGGATGGAGCCCACCGCCGGGTGATGGCTACGGGGATGGGGCCCGCACCCTGTGAGGGGTTTTTGGGTGCCCGGCTGCTTCAGCAGGGAGCGGGACCCACCTGGGCTGACGGCCCCTTGGGCCACCAGGCAAAGAGAGCCACAGACACCGTCTCTCCTGCAGGTACCAGGGCCACCTTCGTCCCCAGGACGGGCAGAGCTGAGGCACCCAGTGCTGCCATCCCGGCGCGGTGCGCTCgggcccagggcagggggcaggtgAGGAGCCCCGAGGGCGCCCGGGGACGCCCTTCCCGGTCCCAGAGCCAAGAGAGGAAACGGCCGGAGGCAGGAAGCCGTCCACAGGGCCCCCGGAGCGTTTTTACTCGAAGGTCAGCAGCGACACAACAGGAAATCACTCTGCCTCGGCACGGCGGTCGGGCCGGagagccgtgccgtgccgcccGAGGGGTGCTCCTGGCGCCCGGCCCCCCCGTCCCGGCCGCTCGCGGGGAGCCCGCACCACAGCTGCCCTCCATGGAAGGGGGACGGGAGCCGGGGAGCAGCCGCTGGCCCCAGGGTGGAAGATGCAGGGCCGAAGCCCCCAGGCGAGCATGGAGCTGAACAGTGAGTGCGCGGCGAACGGGGGCGAGCGGGAAGGGGCAGCGCTGCGGCACCGCGCCCATGCGGCCCAGGACACCCCGGCACGGGCACCCCAGGAGAGGGCCACGGCCCTCGTGTCACCCGTTGGCAGCAAGCAAACACTGCGGGGGGGGTCTGGTGTGGTTGGACCTGGTCACCAAAAGCACCCGGGCATCTCACAGAGTCCAGCCTCAAGTGGGCTGCGCCGACGCCGAGGGCTTTTGGGGACAGGTGCAGTGCCAAGGTGGGCAGGGCCCCAGGTGGGTGCGCAGCAGATTTGGGAGGTCACCAGCACGGCACGGGGAACAGAGGCCACCCAGGAGAGGGGTGCCCGGGGCGGCGGTGTGCCGGCGGCGCTGGGGAGGCTGCGTGGCAGGAGAGCCctttggctgcagcagcagcggcgAGGAGCCGCCGCGCGCGGCcggaggctgcaggcagggattCCCCGAAGCGCACGTGAtgcctggagctgctcctggcacAAACTCCCGACAGGAGGGCCTGTGCTGGGAACGCAGCTCGGCTCCCTGCCTGTTTCCCAGGCTGGAGCGGAGCCTAAAAGCCAGCACCGACACTTGTCAcatcctcccccctcctcctgcgCAGCTGGGAACTCCCGGCTCTCCCCGGCCAGCACCGAGCACTTGGGCAGAGGTGGGACACGGggcccctctccccctccatGGGGCAGAGCACCACGACCTCCTCGGGCCCCCAAACCCCCCAGCATGGGGCAGTCCacgccagcaccagcagctagggctgctcgggggggggcgggagccCACGGGTTACCCCTTCTCCCCCAGGACTGCTCCTCCTCACATCCTTCCTCCTGCACGTCAAAGAGGGCCGTGCCAGCCCCGCGCGGCTGGTCTGCGACACCAGGCTCATCCAGAAGTACATCGGGGAGGCCAAGGACATGGAGAAGAAAGCGGTGAGGAGCCGACGTGCCCCGAAACCCGGtgccgggcagggctgggcacagctcCCGGCCCCTCACCGCAGCATCTCCTGTGCCCTGACAGAACCAGTGCCAAGCTTCGTCTGCGCTCAGCTCCCCCGTGGCGCTGCCCCCGGTGGATATCAAAATCACGCAGTGGAAAACCAAATCGGtgaggagggctgggaggatgGTCCTGGGGTGCCCGTGGGACTGGAGAAGGACCCCAGGGTAAGCACAGGGCACCAAAAATCCTGCACGAGGCTGCTTGTGGGCGCACCTGGTGGCACCCCGTGGGCCTGGGGGCGAGGGCCCATCCACACAGAGGGTGGGCGTAGGAACAAAGcggggcccccagcccctgtgccAGCAGGGTCAGCgcgctccctgcctgctccccagaACGAGACCAAGCAGCGCGAGATCCTCTGCGACCTGGCGCTGCTGGTGGGCGCCGTGAAGGGGGCGCAGAGCCAGGAGAGGCAGGAGTGCTGGGCCGGGCAGCTGAATCAGCTCTACCGCCACGCCGAGTTCTTCCTCCGGCTCCTGCAGACGTGGGAGGTGAGAGCTCAGCGCCCCGGCACAggcgggggcagcgccgggctgAGCACGGTGCCGTTTGTGAcccctctgtcccccccccccccccttctcgCCCCCCAGGAAGGGCCCTGGGAGCCGGGCTGCTCCCCGGGCTCCAAAGAGATCAACACGGCCGTGATCTTCCTCGCCTACcaaaggctgctgcagggcaagCTGCGCTTCTTCTTCCACGACCTGGCCAAGGACTTGTGCGACCGAGGCCAGGGGGGCGGCAGGGACCCCCCCGCGGGGCCTGAAGCTTTGCGGGGGGCTCGGCACTGACCGGGGGGGGCAGAGCAATCCTGCAGGACGCTGAGCTGTGCTCCGGGTGCCCAGGAGCGTGCCCCCGGGGAAAGGGTCGGCTCCTTTTCCACAAGCCTTCGGCTACCACGTGGCCCCCAGGGGTCAAACCCAGCCCTGGCTGCGCCCCGCCAGGCACGGGCCTCGCTCCCACCAGACTGTGAACGCCTTACGATTAAAGACCTTATTTTTCTAAAGGGTTGTGcgcctcctgctctgccccctgctcccccagaaCTCCCGGCAGCTTCGGTGAGAGGTGCCCGGGGAGGTGCCGCGGCGTCTCCCAGTGCCCAGCTCCCTCCCGCGGCAGCcggcagccctgcaggagaGAGATCCATCAGCACAGCACCCTCTGAGGCCATCCCAGTGCCCATCGCCACCCTCTGGGAAGCGCTCGGGGTCCCCGCGCGGGCGCACCCGCTCCCCGTCAGCCTCACAACTCAGCCAGACCTAGAAAACACGCGCTggtttaatgaagaaaaagccaGGCCCATCTCGGGACGGCTCCTTCAAAAATGACGGCCGGCCCCGACGCAGCCAGGTGGCTGAGGTCCCTGAGCACAGCCGGGGCCGAGCCCGCCTCGGATGTGCAGGAAGACGGAGGTGAGAGGAGACCgacagcaggcagggctgcagcacgcCCGGCACGGCCTCTGCTCGGCATCAGGCACCTCTCCCTGCGCAGGAGGGGACCCCCAggaggcataaaaaaaaaaaaaacaaggtgaGGATGGCAAATGCCCCCTCCTGCACCCGCACAGGAAGCGCGGATACCGGGGCAGGGTTTGGGGCGCTGGGGTTCCCGTTTTCTCGCTGGCAGAACGTCTCTGGGGGAACCGCCGGAGGCGCGTCCTCTCCTAGAAGGCCAGCTTCTTCATCAGCAGGTAAACCCGGGAGTCCACCTCGAAGCCGTGCAGGTTATTCGCGTCTCCCTGCAGCCGCATGAGCAGCCCCCCGTAGGACACGTAAgcggagctggggcaggaggagaggagaggtgagAGCGGGGAAGGAAACCCGGAGGAGATGCAGTCCAacgccccgccgcctcccccgccACCGCCCCGTGGCGCCGGGCACTCACAGGCGTGTTGCTGCCTCCGTGGACGTCTCGTCCCCTTCGATCCGGTACACCTTGCCGTACATCACGTACTCAAACTGGTCCGCCCTGCAACGGGACGAGGGGAGGTCAGAGCAGCGCCCAAACCCCAAACCGGACACCGCCCTCCTCCCCGTATCCCCCAGGGGGACGCCCCCGGGAGCGGgcagctccctctcctccctcaccctcccccccccgacATGGACCCCAGCCGGCACAACCCCCCCGCGGTACCTGGAAGGCCTGTCGTCCGTGGGGTTGTACTCGCCGTCGTCCAGCGTGCCGTCCTCGTACAGGGTGCTGGCGATCACCAGGCGGAACTTGTCACCTGCGGGCAGAGGCGGtgggcgggcagggccgggacAAGCGGCGAGTGCCCTGCGCTCAGTGATCCAAGGGgcagggggaaaagggggggggggggcacagcccgcGTCCCCcgcctctccctgctccccggGGACACCCAGCGCGGCTTGGGAAGGGACCGGGGCGCGCTGCCGgtggaaatctgttttcaggGAATGCAgcgagggggctgcggggggagtctggggggggggggggggggtggtttgGCTGGGCTCTAGGCAGGGACGGGAGGCCCTGCAGCGCCCAGGTTTTTTGGCACGGCGTTCGTGGTAGGGCTGCCTTCACCCCATGTAGTGTAATTCCCCCCCCCAGAGTGTCCCCCCGTCCCCAACAtagcgcccccccccccgtttaGGGtcttcccccctctccccctcccgTTTAGTGACCCTCCCCCCCACCATATAGTGTCCCTCCCCCCCCATATAGCACCCCCCTCCTCATTTACTGCACCCCCCCCATTtaccgcgccccccccccccccatttacCGCATCCCTCCCGCCCCCCCATTTAGTGttgccccccccggcccccacaCGACACCCAGCAGccaagaccccccccccccccaacaccacCCCCCCGGCACACCCAGGggccgcccccacccccccattaccccccccccggtgcccccccgcaCGTACCGAGGTCCACGGGGTAGATCTGGATGTTGACGTCCAGGATGAGGTCCATCTTGAAGGACTCGCTCTCGCAGTGCAGCCGGGACACTGCGGGCACGGCGCCGTCagtcctgccccccccccacaccccccccggtccccccccctCCCGTTACCGGCACCGGGGGGCCGGGGGTTCCCCTTCCCGGGACGGGGCGCGGCTCACCGCGGTCGAACTTCTTGCCCTCGGGGTCGATGTCCTTCACGTCGAAGATGTCCTCGAACAGGATCCCGGCCATGGCGCCGCGCTCCTCGGTCTCGGTCccgtcccggtcccggccccggaGCGGCGCGCGGTGATGGCGCCCGCCCCGCTTCCGCCACCAGCCGGGCGGAAGTGGCTTCAGGGTGGGCGGGGGGAGCACTGCGCCTGCGCGGTGCGGCGGGAGGAGGGTGGGCGCGCGGTCCTAGTGCCCGCCCGTCCCGCGGAGCCTTGGTCctgaggggggcggggggggggggcatgggaaggggggaagatgggggggcaaggggaagggggctgcaatggggggggggggtgtgaaATGGGGGAGGTTGAAGGGGGGGGGCTGAATTTGGGGGGGCGCAAGGTGGTGgtgcaagggggggggggttgaaaTGGGGGGGGCTGCAACGGGGGGGTTGTAAGGGGGGCTGTAATGGGGGAGCTGCAATGGAGGGGTGTAAGGGGGGGGGCTGGAATTGGGGGGGGGCTCCAGGGGGCTCCAATGGGGGGGCTGCAAGTCGGGGAGCTGCAGTGGGGGGGCTGCAATGGGGGAGGCTGAAGGGGGGGCTGTAATAGGGGGGCTGTAGTGGGGGGGCTCCAATGGGGGGGCTGGAAGGGGGGGGGCTCCAATGGGGGGGATGCAGAGGGGCTACAGGAggggggtggctgcagggaagctgctggggggctgcgggggggggggctgctggggcgaccaggggggcagagggaagggggggtgcagggggggctGCAATGGGGGGTCCaggggggctctgagggggTTCTTGGGGGGGCTGTAGAGGGGGGCTGCAATGGGGGGGTCTGCAGGGAGTCTGCAGAAGGAGGGGGGAGTTCCAGGGGGGGTCCGAGGGGGACTGCTGGGGGGGAAGAtgcaatgggggggggggggggggctgcagggggctgtaGTGAGGATCCGGGGGGGTCTCCGGGGGGATGCAGGGGGGTacgggggggggcggggggggggcggggggggggggccgccgcACGGCACGGCGGGGGGGGCCGGCAGGGGGCGCTGCGCGTCCGCGGATGGCACCGCGCGGAGCTGCGTGGGGCGCGGCGCCGCCCACGGGCGCGGGGAGCTGGGCCcccagcggggggggggggggggggtacggAGGGGGGCACGGCACCGGGCAGCCCTGCCCCGGACCCCTCTGGACCCCCCCGGCCCTACGGGGGGGGCGGTGTCACGCGTGGGCACGCTGCTAGGGGgctgggggacgggggggggacacagggggtGTGGGGTCCCGGCTGGCTGCCCCCCCGCGGGTCGTGCGTGGGGACAGCGCGTGGGGGCTGTCCCCGCTCCCCCCAcggagccccctccccaaatttcccaccccccaccccccccagtgtccccagggtgccccaGGGAGCGTGGGTGGCCGGAGGGACgtgtggggacacggggacacggggacaagGAGCCGAGGCTGGGCACCCGtggcgccgggggggggggtggcagcaCCCTCTGTGCCGCCCCCCGTGCAGCACCCGGTTGCCCGCCAGGTGCTTGGCGTCGCCGCCTTATCTGGGATCAAACAAAGCCTCCCGCCACCCGGCGCCGTGCCCCACGGGACCAGCCCTCGCCTCCGCCCCGGCCACGGGGTCCCCGTGCTGAGGACCCCCCCACAAACCatccccgggggctgcccctcGCCACCCCCCCGGCACGTGGGGACGATGGGGACGGGCACAGCGGGTGTGTGGGGACACCTCTGCCCCCGCCTTGAGGCACCCCGAAACATCCCAGTGCTCATGTGGCGCCCGCTGGGGGTCCCTCTGGATGTCCCCACAGTTTGGGGGGGCCCAGCAGCCCCGGTGCCCACGGTGCCAGGCTCCCTGGGGGGGTGCAGCCCCCTCCTCGCTGGCCGCTGGGCTGTTATC
This window harbors:
- the THPO gene encoding thrombopoietin isoform X1 encodes the protein MQGRSPQASMELNRLLLLTSFLLHVKEGRASPARLVCDTRLIQKYIGEAKDMEKKANQCQASSALSSPVALPPVDIKITQWKTKSNETKQREILCDLALLVGAVKGAQSQERQECWAGQLNQLYRHAEFFLRLLQTWEEGPWEPGCSPGSKEINTAVIFLAYQRLLQGKLRFFFHDLAKDLCDRGQGGGRDPPAGPEALRGARH
- the THPO gene encoding thrombopoietin isoform X2; its protein translation is MELNKGRASPARLVCDTRLIQKYIGEAKDMEKKANQCQASSALSSPVALPPVDIKITQWKTKSNETKQREILCDLALLVGAVKGAQSQERQECWAGQLNQLYRHAEFFLRLLQTWEEGPWEPGCSPGSKEINTAVIFLAYQRLLQGKLRFFFHDLAKDLCDRGQGGGRDPPAGPEALRGARH
- the POLR2H gene encoding DNA-directed RNA polymerases I, II, and III subunit RPABC3 isoform X1, with protein sequence MAGILFEDIFDVKDIDPEGKKFDRVSRLHCESESFKMDLILDVNIQIYPVDLGDKFRLVIASTLYEDGTLDDGEYNPTDDRPSRADQFEYVMYGKVYRIEGDETSTEAATRLSAYVSYGGLLMRLQGDANNLHGFEVDSRVYLLMKKLAF
- the POLR2H gene encoding DNA-directed RNA polymerases I, II, and III subunit RPABC3 isoform X2; translated protein: MAGILFEDIFDVKDIDPEGKKFDRVSRLHCESESFKMDLILDVNIQIYPVDLAPLTCPTGGCSCGCRETRITCTASRWTPGFTC